In a single window of the Paramisgurnus dabryanus chromosome 23, PD_genome_1.1, whole genome shotgun sequence genome:
- the adpgk gene encoding ADP-dependent glucokinase isoform X1: protein MWKSAVVVALLALGMGYLYQNDPELPTQVLNYLRESLPQMQPSGGSEVRPPTLEEAISRAWQILITAPARRWGKVAVGVNACVDVVVSGVGLLQALALEPGSGNDHEVLHGKEDLKEAFIHYMEKGAAAERFFSDKEVFQRIARAAAEYPGAQVYVGGNAALIGQKLASNPQLVVLLCGPVGPKLHEMLDEQIVVPPESLQETDEYHLILEYKSGEQWGTSRAPQANRFILSHDVSNGKMSALETFIASLEEFNPDLVVLSGLHMMEGMGRDLWENRLTEAVDVISEVNNEVPIHLELASMTDKDYMNRILQEQVMPIVSSVGLNEQELLFLTQSGGGPHSDLASWDGIPDVGRVSDILLWVLEQHGRADPESESDLTRIHFHTLAYHILATVDGHWGNQVSAVAAGARVASSQACGLQTVDVTKVVLKAPLNFYSSFTEPRESLTVDVMNPVTVWRRGNVSFHLTPVLVCKQPLRTVGLGDAISAEGLLFSEVTSEH, encoded by the exons ATGTGGAAGAGCGCCGTTGTGGTGGCGTTATTGGCGTTGGGGATGGggtatctgtaccaaaatgacCCAGAACTACCGACCCAGGTGCTGAACTACCTCAGGGAATCCCTGCCACAGATGCAGCCGAGTGGCGGGTCCGAGGTCCGCCCACCAACCCTGGAGGAAGCCATCTCGCGCGCCTGGCAGATCCTGATCACAGCTCCTGCCCGCCGTTGGGGCAAAGTGGCTGTTGG GGTTAATGCTTGTGTAGATGTTGTGGTGTCTGGAGTGGGTCTACTCCAGGCTTTAGCTTTAGAACCGGGTTCCGGCAACGACCACGAGGTTCTGCACGGCAAAGAGGACCTGAAAGAGGCCTTCATCCACTACATGGAAAAAGGCGCAGCAGCAGAGCGGTTCTTCTCAGATAAGGAGGTTTTTCAAAGGATCGCACGGGCGGCTGCAGAATATCCTGGTGCTCAG GTTTATGTAGGTGGGAACGCTGCTCTTATTGGACAGAAACTGGCATCCAACCCTCAGCTAGTG GTCCTGTTGTGTGGTCCTGTAGGGCCAAAACTTCATGAAATGTTGGATGAGCAGATTGTGGTCCCACCAGAATCTCTACAAGAGACGGATGAGTACCACCTCATCCTGGAGTACAAGTCAG GTGAGCAGTGGGGTACGTCGCGAGCTCCTCAAGCAAACCGCTTCATCCTATCTCATGATGTGTCTAATGGAAAGATGAGCGCTCTGGAGACATTCATAGCCAGTCTGGAGGAGTTCAACCCAGACTTGGTGGTTCTGTCCGGCTTGCATATGATGGAAGGAATGGGTCGGGACCTCTGGGAAAACCGACTGACAGAG GCAGTGGATGTGATCTCAGAAGTCAACAATGAGGTGCCCATCCATCTGGAGCTGGCCAGTATGACGGACAAAGACTATATGAACCGAATCCTACAGGAG CAGGTCATGCCTATTGTGAGCTCCGTCGGTCTGAACGAACAGGAGCTGCTGTTTTTGACCCAGTCCGGAGGAGGACCGCACTCCGATCTGGCTTCCTGGGATGGCATCCCCGACGTGGGCCGCGTCAGCGACATCCTCCTGTGGGTGCTTGAGCAACACGGTCGTGCAGACCCAGAATCTGAGTCCGATCTGACCAGGATCCACTTCCACACGCTGGCGTATCACATCCTGGCTACGGTCGACGGCCACTGGGGGAATCAGGTTTCGGCGGTGGCTGCGGGTGCCCGTGTCGCCAGCAGTCAAGCGTGCGGGTTGCAGACGGTGGATGTTACTAAGGTGGTCCTCAAAGCTCCTTTGAACTTCTACAGTTCGTTCACAGAACCCAGAGAAAGTCTAACGGTCGATGTGATGAACCCGGTTACGGTGTGGCGCAGAGGGAACGTGTCCTTCCATCTTACGCCAGTCCTGGTGTGCAAACAGCCGCTAAGGACCGTGGGATTGGGAGACGCCATATCAGCAGAAGGGCTTCTGTTTTCCGAGGTCACATCTGAACATTAG
- the adpgk gene encoding ADP-dependent glucokinase isoform X2: MWKSAVVVALLALGMGYLYQNDPELPTQVLNYLRESLPQMQPSGGSEVRPPTLEEAISRAWQILITAPARRWGKVAVGVNACVDVVVSGVGLLQALALEPGSGNDHEVLHGKEDLKEAFIHYMEKGAAAERFFSDKEVFQRIARAAAEYPGAQVYVGGNAALIGQKLASNPQLVVLLCGPVGPKLHEMLDEQIVVPPESLQETDEYHLILEYKSGEQWGTSRAPQANRFILSHDVSNGKMSALETFIASLEEFNPDLVVLSGLHMMEGMGRDLWENRLTEAVDVISEVNNEVPIHLELASMTDKDYMNRILQEVMPIVSSVGLNEQELLFLTQSGGGPHSDLASWDGIPDVGRVSDILLWVLEQHGRADPESESDLTRIHFHTLAYHILATVDGHWGNQVSAVAAGARVASSQACGLQTVDVTKVVLKAPLNFYSSFTEPRESLTVDVMNPVTVWRRGNVSFHLTPVLVCKQPLRTVGLGDAISAEGLLFSEVTSEH; encoded by the exons ATGTGGAAGAGCGCCGTTGTGGTGGCGTTATTGGCGTTGGGGATGGggtatctgtaccaaaatgacCCAGAACTACCGACCCAGGTGCTGAACTACCTCAGGGAATCCCTGCCACAGATGCAGCCGAGTGGCGGGTCCGAGGTCCGCCCACCAACCCTGGAGGAAGCCATCTCGCGCGCCTGGCAGATCCTGATCACAGCTCCTGCCCGCCGTTGGGGCAAAGTGGCTGTTGG GGTTAATGCTTGTGTAGATGTTGTGGTGTCTGGAGTGGGTCTACTCCAGGCTTTAGCTTTAGAACCGGGTTCCGGCAACGACCACGAGGTTCTGCACGGCAAAGAGGACCTGAAAGAGGCCTTCATCCACTACATGGAAAAAGGCGCAGCAGCAGAGCGGTTCTTCTCAGATAAGGAGGTTTTTCAAAGGATCGCACGGGCGGCTGCAGAATATCCTGGTGCTCAG GTTTATGTAGGTGGGAACGCTGCTCTTATTGGACAGAAACTGGCATCCAACCCTCAGCTAGTG GTCCTGTTGTGTGGTCCTGTAGGGCCAAAACTTCATGAAATGTTGGATGAGCAGATTGTGGTCCCACCAGAATCTCTACAAGAGACGGATGAGTACCACCTCATCCTGGAGTACAAGTCAG GTGAGCAGTGGGGTACGTCGCGAGCTCCTCAAGCAAACCGCTTCATCCTATCTCATGATGTGTCTAATGGAAAGATGAGCGCTCTGGAGACATTCATAGCCAGTCTGGAGGAGTTCAACCCAGACTTGGTGGTTCTGTCCGGCTTGCATATGATGGAAGGAATGGGTCGGGACCTCTGGGAAAACCGACTGACAGAG GCAGTGGATGTGATCTCAGAAGTCAACAATGAGGTGCCCATCCATCTGGAGCTGGCCAGTATGACGGACAAAGACTATATGAACCGAATCCTACAGGAG GTCATGCCTATTGTGAGCTCCGTCGGTCTGAACGAACAGGAGCTGCTGTTTTTGACCCAGTCCGGAGGAGGACCGCACTCCGATCTGGCTTCCTGGGATGGCATCCCCGACGTGGGCCGCGTCAGCGACATCCTCCTGTGGGTGCTTGAGCAACACGGTCGTGCAGACCCAGAATCTGAGTCCGATCTGACCAGGATCCACTTCCACACGCTGGCGTATCACATCCTGGCTACGGTCGACGGCCACTGGGGGAATCAGGTTTCGGCGGTGGCTGCGGGTGCCCGTGTCGCCAGCAGTCAAGCGTGCGGGTTGCAGACGGTGGATGTTACTAAGGTGGTCCTCAAAGCTCCTTTGAACTTCTACAGTTCGTTCACAGAACCCAGAGAAAGTCTAACGGTCGATGTGATGAACCCGGTTACGGTGTGGCGCAGAGGGAACGTGTCCTTCCATCTTACGCCAGTCCTGGTGTGCAAACAGCCGCTAAGGACCGTGGGATTGGGAGACGCCATATCAGCAGAAGGGCTTCTGTTTTCCGAGGTCACATCTGAACATTAG